A window of Longibacter salinarum contains these coding sequences:
- a CDS encoding gamma-glutamyl-gamma-aminobutyrate hydrolase family protein — protein sequence MIPRIGITPSFVDGEQRLRREYVLAIEEAGGLPCPCPMVSAGETRRAFVETLDGLMVTGGPAVTDGLVGHLPDDLGTTDPLRLTADKHWIDLCDTARLPIIGICYGMQLLNARAGGTIYGDVEVEVEGALTHSQKRGAANHLIQIEHDSRLYDALRTQRTSVNTRHLQAIATVGEGFRITATAPDGTIEAIEHENGRILGLQFHPERMRETMMPLFRMFVEQARTARAASPA from the coding sequence ATGATCCCACGGATTGGCATTACTCCGTCTTTCGTTGATGGTGAGCAACGACTTCGGAGGGAATATGTGCTCGCCATCGAAGAGGCGGGCGGGCTTCCCTGCCCCTGCCCCATGGTCAGCGCTGGTGAGACACGAAGAGCCTTTGTCGAAACACTTGACGGGCTCATGGTGACGGGCGGTCCCGCTGTCACGGATGGTCTCGTCGGCCACCTGCCGGACGATCTGGGAACGACCGATCCCCTTCGCCTGACGGCCGACAAACACTGGATCGATCTCTGCGATACGGCAAGGCTACCCATCATCGGTATTTGCTACGGGATGCAGTTACTTAACGCCCGCGCCGGCGGAACCATTTACGGCGACGTGGAGGTCGAGGTGGAGGGTGCGCTGACCCACAGTCAGAAACGTGGTGCTGCGAACCATCTCATCCAGATCGAACACGACTCCCGGCTTTACGACGCTCTTCGCACCCAACGCACGTCTGTAAATACAAGGCATCTACAGGCGATCGCAACTGTGGGCGAGGGATTTCGCATAACGGCAACCGCACCCGATGGTACCATCGAGGCCATCGAACATGAAAACGGCAGGATTCTTGGCTTACAGTTTCATCCCGAGCGAATGCGGGAGACGATGATGCCTCTCTTCCGTATGTTCGTGGAACAGGCCCGCACCGCCCGAGCCGCCTCACCCGCCTAA
- a CDS encoding GNAT family N-acetyltransferase produces MSRLPPFHLPVEVNAQNVRVRIRPITPADRERVLRGLRQISKETSYHRFFTPRFVPSEAQLRYLTEVDGDRHVALAAVNADDPSEPGLGAARYVRLKEEPDVAEAAILVIDEYQRHGVGALLMAALSRHAYENGVRAFRAYVMQENDAFLDYLRSLGATREIVNMGVVEIDLPVYANAEDFPETPVHDRVRWAWRALNEALVEKEV; encoded by the coding sequence ATGTCCCGTCTCCCTCCGTTTCATCTGCCGGTTGAAGTGAATGCTCAAAATGTGCGTGTGAGGATCCGACCGATTACGCCTGCAGATCGTGAGCGTGTGCTCCGGGGCCTGCGCCAAATCTCGAAAGAGACATCGTACCACCGGTTCTTTACCCCTCGTTTCGTGCCTAGCGAGGCTCAGTTGCGGTACCTCACGGAGGTGGACGGCGATCGCCACGTGGCCCTTGCGGCCGTGAATGCGGACGATCCATCGGAGCCGGGACTCGGCGCAGCACGGTACGTGCGGCTAAAGGAGGAGCCGGATGTCGCGGAGGCAGCCATTCTGGTAATCGACGAGTACCAGCGACACGGTGTTGGTGCGCTCCTGATGGCAGCGCTCAGTCGGCATGCGTACGAGAACGGCGTGCGAGCTTTTCGAGCGTATGTGATGCAGGAGAACGACGCCTTTCTGGACTATCTTCGGAGCCTGGGAGCAACCCGCGAAATCGTGAACATGGGGGTTGTGGAAATTGACCTTCCCGTGTACGCGAACGCGGAGGATTTTCCGGAGACGCCCGTTCACGACCGGGTGCGCTGGGCATGGCGGGCGCTCAATGAAGCGCTCGTCGAGAAAGAGGTGTAG
- a CDS encoding Smr/MutS family protein, which yields MPGPKIKDDGSMVTLDLHGLRVDDAIEVTYDTLRLAQDRGRASLKVIHGSSTSGAGRRTIKSALYRLLDRGMLVGGHVHVMKQRSYFTLSLDLTASTDPTPIRLLDVW from the coding sequence ATGCCCGGCCCAAAAATCAAGGACGACGGATCGATGGTCACGCTCGACTTGCATGGGCTCAGGGTTGATGACGCGATTGAGGTTACGTACGACACGCTCCGACTGGCGCAAGACCGGGGACGAGCTAGTTTGAAGGTCATTCACGGCTCATCAACAAGTGGAGCGGGGCGGCGGACGATCAAGTCCGCTCTGTATCGCTTGCTAGATCGCGGAATGCTCGTCGGTGGCCACGTTCACGTCATGAAGCAGCGGAGCTACTTCACCCTCTCACTCGATCTCACCGCGTCGACCGACCCTACGCCCATCCGGCTCCTCGACGTGTGGTAG
- a CDS encoding DUF5996 family protein — MDTFPPLPYEEWISTRIGLHLRLQIIGKIRLALMPKRNHWWHVPLYVSTSGFTTRPMPCDGSRLLEIEINVLLDRVRLRTTDGEIVHVSMHDGQSISEFYREIDHALSSLGVKNPISHPSPFDAPSSIPFADDDQHDGYDGDAVRRFWRVTTQIQPIFQEFQGQFLGKDTPVHLFWHSFDLAYTRFSGREAPPMPDADPVTREAYSHEVISFGFWAGDETTPEAGFYSYTFPEPDGLTRVHIDPEAAAWVTQDTGSMAFLPYEAVRRSATAREDILTFLNSTYEAGAKLAEWPAGLVRQPVQPS, encoded by the coding sequence ATGGACACGTTCCCACCCCTCCCATACGAAGAATGGATATCAACTCGAATCGGGCTTCATCTTCGACTCCAGATTATCGGTAAAATTCGGCTTGCTTTGATGCCGAAGCGCAACCACTGGTGGCACGTACCGCTCTACGTTTCCACCTCGGGGTTCACGACCCGTCCGATGCCATGTGATGGGAGCCGGCTGCTCGAAATTGAAATCAACGTTCTCCTCGACCGTGTTCGGCTGCGGACGACCGACGGTGAGATTGTTCACGTCTCGATGCACGACGGTCAGTCGATCAGCGAGTTTTATCGGGAAATCGACCATGCGCTGTCGTCGCTCGGGGTGAAAAACCCGATCTCGCATCCGTCTCCGTTCGATGCGCCGAGCTCGATTCCGTTTGCGGATGATGACCAGCACGATGGGTATGACGGAGACGCCGTGCGCCGATTCTGGAGAGTGACGACGCAGATCCAGCCGATCTTCCAGGAGTTTCAGGGCCAGTTCCTCGGCAAGGATACGCCGGTCCACCTCTTCTGGCATAGCTTCGACCTCGCCTACACTCGATTCTCCGGTCGAGAAGCGCCACCGATGCCTGATGCCGATCCGGTGACGCGCGAAGCGTACTCCCACGAGGTCATCAGCTTCGGATTCTGGGCCGGAGATGAAACGACGCCGGAAGCCGGATTTTACTCGTATACATTTCCAGAGCCAGACGGACTCACACGGGTTCATATCGATCCTGAAGCCGCGGCGTGGGTCACGCAGGATACCGGCTCGATGGCGTTTCTCCCGTACGAAGCCGTGCGGCGATCAGCGACCGCACGTGAGGACATCCTGACCTTTTTGAACTCGACCTATGAGGCGGGAGCGAAGCTCGCAGAATGGCCCGCCGGGCTCGTAAGGCAACCGGTACAACCGAGTTGA
- a CDS encoding DEAD/DEAH box helicase, with the protein MSSSRPSEASRSSGTETPVADDVRPAAAIPGIDPAPGFSFRDGQHVFLDRLAKAYDNGQRDHLGVFVPGYGKTLTALGSFAVARSMGICDRLVVFVPRGNLRDQYADPEEMARMLQWIGQPPLPFCVADSSRVYLKNSSIPIVIATYQYACGDSGNRDLKRYCKQGKPLFVLDEIHHLPEEGAWSAAVDNLPYNSLVGLSGTPIRSDGQPLFGVPHDTITRDDGSEDQFYRALHEVTLRQAHAEGGILKRVEAHVIDYSITMVEEDSGREVEFTLKELKDIKREDADIDRYFARRRLRFHDVYLDSLLGPAVARFQSKRAQMKGTLRKMDGDGRNHQMLVICMSNRHAAEVLDFMQRRYGWLSSTRIGQDVPREEREKRLEAYRNGAYDVMVQVDMIGEGTDIKTISVIAKLDLVSAKSKTLQQIFRGMRYFSPWDEDANVCDVYTSGDLGLEQTLDWVTREVQEGIRTRKEKSPPKDPAEPKSPSERSKWAVTSVSESEFETHRLELNRRGTDSALQVSRQPYKRPDPSAMDVSAREEELRKELSEDATELAYLLQDRGKDVSIRDVHAAAKRRFNVAQSEMSIQQLENKKKWLRRCKMMKKLV; encoded by the coding sequence ATGAGTTCGTCGCGCCCCTCCGAAGCATCTCGCTCGTCCGGCACCGAAACGCCAGTGGCCGACGATGTTCGTCCCGCCGCTGCCATCCCCGGCATTGATCCCGCGCCGGGTTTCTCGTTTCGAGATGGTCAACACGTCTTTCTCGACCGTCTCGCGAAAGCCTATGACAACGGCCAGCGCGACCACCTCGGGGTGTTCGTTCCGGGATACGGAAAAACGTTGACGGCGCTCGGCTCCTTCGCGGTCGCGCGCTCGATGGGCATCTGTGACCGGCTCGTGGTCTTCGTTCCCCGCGGCAACCTTCGCGACCAGTACGCCGACCCGGAGGAGATGGCGCGGATGCTCCAGTGGATCGGCCAGCCGCCGCTCCCCTTCTGCGTGGCGGACAGCAGCCGGGTGTATCTCAAGAACTCGTCGATTCCCATCGTTATCGCCACGTACCAGTATGCCTGCGGCGATTCGGGAAATCGAGACCTGAAGCGCTACTGCAAGCAAGGCAAGCCGCTCTTCGTTCTCGATGAGATCCACCATTTGCCCGAAGAAGGCGCATGGTCGGCTGCGGTCGACAATCTACCATACAATTCGCTGGTCGGGCTCTCCGGAACTCCGATTCGAAGCGACGGGCAACCGCTCTTCGGTGTCCCGCACGATACAATTACGCGCGACGACGGCTCCGAGGACCAGTTCTACCGGGCACTTCATGAGGTTACACTCCGTCAGGCGCATGCTGAAGGCGGCATTCTCAAGCGCGTGGAGGCCCACGTCATCGACTACTCAATCACGATGGTTGAGGAAGACTCCGGGCGCGAGGTCGAGTTTACGCTCAAAGAACTGAAGGACATCAAGCGAGAGGATGCCGACATCGATCGGTATTTTGCCCGCCGCCGCCTTCGCTTCCACGACGTCTACCTCGACTCCCTCCTGGGGCCGGCTGTCGCGCGGTTTCAGTCCAAACGCGCGCAAATGAAGGGAACGCTGCGCAAAATGGACGGCGATGGACGCAATCACCAGATGCTCGTCATCTGCATGAGCAACCGCCACGCCGCCGAGGTGCTGGATTTTATGCAGCGCCGGTACGGGTGGTTGTCGTCGACTCGAATCGGACAGGATGTCCCGCGAGAGGAGCGTGAAAAGCGACTTGAGGCGTACCGGAATGGCGCATACGACGTGATGGTCCAGGTAGACATGATCGGGGAAGGCACCGATATTAAAACGATCAGCGTCATCGCCAAGCTCGACCTCGTCAGCGCGAAGTCCAAAACGCTGCAGCAGATCTTCCGCGGCATGCGCTACTTTTCGCCGTGGGACGAGGACGCGAACGTGTGTGACGTTTATACCAGTGGAGACCTTGGGCTGGAGCAAACGCTCGACTGGGTCACGCGCGAGGTTCAGGAAGGCATTCGCACGCGAAAGGAAAAGTCCCCGCCGAAGGATCCGGCCGAGCCGAAAAGCCCCAGCGAACGCTCGAAGTGGGCAGTGACGTCGGTCAGCGAGAGCGAGTTCGAAACGCACCGCCTCGAACTGAACCGCCGGGGCACCGACTCTGCCCTGCAGGTGAGTCGGCAGCCGTATAAGCGTCCAGATCCGTCCGCGATGGACGTTTCAGCGCGAGAAGAAGAGCTTCGCAAGGAGCTGTCCGAGGATGCGACCGAGTTGGCGTACTTGCTGCAGGATCGCGGGAAGGATGTCTCGATCCGGGACGTGCACGCCGCGGCAAAGCGCCGTTTCAACGTCGCGCAATCGGAAATGAGCATCCAGCAGCTGGAAAACAAGAAAAAATGGCTCCGGCGCTGCAAGATGATGAAGAAATTGGTCTAG
- a CDS encoding DUF5700 domain-containing putative Zn-dependent protease: protein MRFRLLRAVIIFLLAVAAWGLETHAQPDDAPNDRLAQIPLPQVDFSGLDAFWSVADTLAASRPLDERDWRLLFTSPGYHMLSGRYPLRYPIVEAMKLTFDPRRTDERESVERSTVWMRPRMIRHFRRVKAHREDLETYRQTLARDDSLVVDVMRTLQPHLPEGALTDRYPPRITFLLFLDDGYASPDVVAIDLWMAYSMGRDALVRFIAHELFHSYRSSISRQRTDRDNGHVTMLVGALEQLENEGIADRIDKPAMLTRDLPLGTPLGDYSQDYRMAYADAPTVIAEIDRLLAQLEQRQQFSPGTVRQIQRAIPMGGHPTGAFMADVIADQSSASALRKTVGRVFSFLRAYHRAAKSHPSAPSFSDDALSMIDRLDAWTSEDR from the coding sequence ATGCGCTTCCGCCTCCTGCGTGCTGTGATCATTTTCCTCCTGGCTGTGGCGGCCTGGGGACTGGAGACCCATGCACAGCCCGACGATGCGCCAAACGACCGACTGGCGCAGATTCCTCTCCCGCAGGTGGACTTTTCCGGGCTGGATGCATTCTGGTCCGTCGCGGACACGCTCGCAGCATCTCGACCGCTGGATGAGCGGGACTGGCGCCTTCTGTTTACATCGCCGGGATACCACATGCTGTCGGGGCGCTACCCGCTTCGATATCCGATCGTCGAAGCCATGAAGCTTACCTTCGACCCGCGACGGACGGACGAACGAGAATCCGTCGAGCGGTCAACGGTCTGGATGCGTCCTCGCATGATTCGGCACTTCCGCCGCGTGAAAGCCCATCGAGAGGACCTGGAGACCTACAGGCAAACCCTCGCTCGGGACGACTCGCTCGTGGTTGACGTGATGCGAACGCTGCAGCCGCACCTGCCCGAAGGTGCACTCACCGACCGCTACCCGCCGCGGATTACCTTCCTGCTGTTTCTAGACGACGGATACGCCTCTCCGGATGTCGTCGCGATTGATCTCTGGATGGCGTACTCGATGGGACGTGATGCCCTCGTTCGGTTCATCGCACATGAGCTGTTTCATTCTTATCGTTCGTCCATCTCGCGGCAACGAACCGACCGCGACAATGGGCACGTCACGATGCTGGTTGGGGCGCTGGAGCAACTCGAGAATGAAGGTATTGCGGATCGAATCGACAAACCGGCTATGCTCACCCGGGACCTGCCACTCGGGACGCCGCTTGGCGACTACTCTCAGGACTACCGGATGGCCTACGCGGATGCTCCGACGGTGATTGCAGAAATCGACCGGCTGCTCGCACAGCTGGAACAGCGCCAGCAATTTTCACCGGGTACCGTGCGCCAGATCCAGCGCGCTATTCCCATGGGCGGGCACCCGACGGGCGCGTTCATGGCCGATGTGATCGCCGACCAATCCAGCGCTTCCGCACTCCGAAAAACGGTCGGTCGCGTCTTCTCATTTCTGCGTGCGTATCACCGCGCAGCGAAGAGCCATCCGAGCGCTCCTTCATTTTCTGATGACGCCCTTTCCATGATCGATCGACTGGACGCCTGGACCTCAGAGGATCGATGA
- a CDS encoding ester cyclase, producing MSTNPSRDVAQRFVQVWNAGRLDVIDDVAASEIIVDYPHFPEPLRGEEAFRKVMEKTYRFFPDLEIEVQDLVAGEEKAAVRWTYRGTHTTGEMFGVEADGTVVEVSGLSMYEIERGRVVSDRGVVDNLGLMDQLGAR from the coding sequence ATGTCTACCAACCCTTCGCGCGACGTAGCCCAGCGGTTTGTCCAGGTATGGAACGCCGGGCGCCTCGACGTGATCGATGACGTGGCTGCCAGTGAGATCATTGTCGATTATCCTCATTTCCCCGAACCCCTTCGAGGGGAAGAGGCTTTCCGTAAGGTGATGGAGAAGACGTATCGGTTCTTTCCCGATCTGGAAATTGAGGTTCAAGACCTTGTCGCTGGGGAAGAGAAAGCGGCCGTCCGTTGGACGTATCGCGGCACGCACACGACTGGAGAGATGTTCGGTGTGGAAGCCGATGGGACGGTGGTCGAGGTGTCTGGACTATCAATGTACGAGATCGAGCGTGGGCGCGTCGTGAGCGATCGCGGTGTGGTGGACAATCTTGGTCTGATGGATCAACTCGGCGCGAGGTGA
- a CDS encoding response regulator yields MTATVFLVEDQTLMRESMQAYLNAEDDLEVSGVAGRAEDVLDRIGDDVPDLFLIDVALPGMSGIDLLRRLRQRHPDARYLMLSGHVEQTYVEAAHNAGASGYVMKGKPDEYLDAIRQILAGKTYRSDTVASMWDQAATTS; encoded by the coding sequence ATGACAGCAACCGTATTTCTCGTCGAAGACCAGACCTTGATGCGCGAGTCGATGCAGGCGTACCTTAACGCAGAAGACGACCTGGAGGTATCGGGCGTCGCCGGGCGAGCCGAGGACGTGCTCGACCGTATTGGCGACGACGTCCCCGACCTCTTCCTCATCGACGTCGCGCTCCCCGGAATGAGTGGGATCGACCTGCTCCGGCGTCTCCGACAACGTCATCCCGATGCGCGATACCTGATGCTGTCGGGCCACGTCGAACAAACGTACGTCGAAGCCGCCCATAACGCAGGCGCGTCTGGATACGTCATGAAGGGGAAACCCGACGAGTATCTCGACGCGATCCGGCAGATTCTGGCCGGCAAGACCTACCGGAGTGATACGGTCGCGTCGATGTGGGATCAGGCGGCCACGACATCGTGA
- a CDS encoding PAS domain-containing protein, with translation MPPSSDTSPDSREKSADADPSSARARRPSRDRATDPDASGDRMRRLDALVNRLPGAVYRCTYDREWTSLYMGDGFGEITGIAPDSLDAAGRSFRDVIVSADVQHIRDEVARAVTNRTPYNIEYRVLTSDGSVRWLQDSGQPLYDDDGHVRWLNGILLDITRRRESEESLRDLMESLEETVATRTRQVRTLAVELSMVEQQERSDIARTLHDELQQFLYGVQVQTKMLLNDIESNPNVDPEALSVDPSRIDDLLREAIQTTRGLSVDLAPPVLDSDGLLESLQWLRSHFDETRGFDVQLKGDRLSVDVPDEMLLIFFQAVRELLLNTYRHAGIGKATVHIAETSANIVIAVADEGCGFDVAKELEKERTGYGLRTAGERLRLLGANFQIDSPPSGGTKCTIRFPKQRLQEFPSILSGDMPPPPPGPSGAS, from the coding sequence ATGCCGCCCTCATCTGATACGTCACCCGATTCGCGCGAAAAGAGCGCCGATGCGGATCCGTCTTCCGCCCGTGCGCGACGCCCCAGTAGAGACCGTGCGACCGATCCAGACGCTTCCGGCGACCGCATGCGCCGACTCGATGCTCTCGTCAACCGACTTCCAGGCGCCGTCTACCGGTGCACGTACGACCGGGAATGGACGTCACTCTACATGGGCGATGGGTTCGGAGAAATCACTGGGATTGCTCCGGATTCCCTCGATGCAGCGGGACGTTCGTTCCGAGATGTGATCGTCAGTGCCGACGTCCAACATATTCGAGATGAGGTAGCACGAGCCGTTACCAATAGAACGCCATACAACATCGAGTATCGCGTTCTCACGTCAGACGGATCCGTTCGATGGCTTCAGGATAGCGGGCAGCCCCTGTACGATGATGACGGACATGTTCGGTGGCTAAATGGCATTCTGCTCGACATTACGCGGCGGCGGGAGTCCGAGGAATCGCTTCGTGATCTCATGGAATCGCTGGAAGAGACCGTCGCAACGCGAACACGGCAGGTCCGAACGCTCGCCGTTGAACTATCGATGGTCGAACAGCAGGAACGAAGCGATATTGCACGCACGCTGCACGACGAATTACAGCAGTTCCTGTACGGCGTGCAGGTTCAGACGAAGATGCTTCTGAACGACATTGAGTCGAATCCGAACGTTGATCCTGAAGCTCTGTCCGTTGATCCCTCACGAATCGACGATCTTCTTCGGGAAGCAATTCAGACCACACGCGGACTGAGCGTCGATCTCGCCCCGCCCGTTCTCGACTCCGATGGGCTCCTGGAATCACTCCAGTGGCTCCGGTCTCACTTTGATGAAACGCGCGGATTCGATGTCCAACTTAAGGGAGACCGCCTGAGCGTAGATGTCCCGGATGAGATGCTCCTCATCTTTTTCCAGGCCGTTCGCGAGCTACTACTGAACACGTACCGTCACGCAGGCATCGGCAAGGCGACCGTACACATCGCCGAAACCTCGGCAAATATCGTAATCGCCGTCGCCGACGAAGGATGCGGATTCGATGTCGCGAAGGAGCTGGAAAAAGAACGTACTGGTTACGGGCTCCGGACGGCAGGAGAACGGCTCCGCCTGCTGGGGGCCAATTTCCAGATCGACTCTCCTCCGAGCGGCGGAACCAAATGCACCATTCGTTTCCCAAAACAGAGGCTTCAAGAGTTTCCGTCGATCCTGTCTGGAGACATGCCGCCTCCGCCTCCAGGCCCATCGGGCGCATCTTGA
- a CDS encoding GAF domain-containing sensor histidine kinase, producing MSSLTCTAPMHDGGRSTSSISPYTLDEEKRLQALHRYDILDTVPEVAFDRITELAAHMFDAPMAAVSFIDRDRHWFKSSLGLEADELSRGDSFCARTIEAGEVMVVQNAANEEPFASFSSVQSDPGIRFYAGAPLMTGDGYALGTLCVLDTKPRPKPKRTKLRHLDHLASLVMGELDLRLEMQRRRQQTQSLRQTAQRAEIARATAENARAAAEQARMRAEEASRSKSQFLSGMAHDIRSPISVIDGYAQLLDRDVDGSHTEYVQQILRAAGHLNGMADSLSELAELESGAMDLTLQNVDIGPLITETVSALTPRAQDADITLHAETPERPILAHINSEALRRVLDNLISNAIKYSGTGDRVVVRAHSPDPRSRWICVEVSDTGPGIDREFLDVMYEPFTQHDTSANGSGLGLAVTKELLEAMDARIDVTSSPGDGTTFFVNVLSTQAIRTDDASTQAEVLPAPQSSEHSQQPSQPTAS from the coding sequence ATGTCCTCCCTTACCTGCACCGCTCCCATGCACGACGGCGGCCGCTCAACCTCCAGCATCTCACCGTACACGCTCGACGAAGAGAAGCGGCTTCAGGCCCTCCACCGATACGATATCCTCGACACAGTGCCCGAGGTTGCGTTCGACCGCATCACCGAGCTCGCGGCGCACATGTTTGACGCACCCATGGCCGCGGTATCGTTCATCGACCGTGATCGTCACTGGTTCAAGTCGTCTCTCGGACTGGAAGCAGACGAACTGTCTCGCGGGGACTCCTTCTGCGCCAGAACGATCGAAGCGGGCGAGGTCATGGTCGTTCAGAACGCTGCAAATGAAGAACCTTTCGCCTCATTTTCCTCCGTTCAGAGCGACCCAGGAATCCGGTTTTACGCCGGAGCTCCTCTAATGACGGGAGATGGATATGCCCTCGGAACCCTCTGCGTACTGGATACGAAGCCACGTCCGAAGCCGAAGCGCACGAAGCTTCGCCACCTGGACCATCTTGCGAGTCTGGTAATGGGCGAACTCGACTTACGGCTCGAAATGCAACGCCGCCGGCAGCAGACTCAATCGCTCCGGCAAACGGCGCAACGAGCGGAGATCGCGCGGGCCACGGCCGAAAACGCTCGCGCTGCTGCTGAGCAGGCCCGCATGCGCGCTGAGGAAGCAAGTCGATCAAAGTCGCAATTCCTATCGGGCATGGCGCACGACATCCGGAGCCCGATTTCTGTCATTGATGGCTATGCACAGCTGTTGGATCGCGACGTTGATGGCTCACATACTGAATACGTCCAACAAATCCTCCGGGCGGCCGGTCACCTTAACGGCATGGCAGATTCCCTATCCGAGCTCGCTGAACTCGAGTCTGGCGCGATGGACCTCACGTTGCAAAACGTAGACATTGGACCTTTGATCACAGAAACCGTGAGTGCGCTAACCCCTCGCGCTCAAGATGCGGACATCACGCTCCACGCCGAAACGCCCGAGCGTCCGATCCTGGCCCACATCAATTCAGAGGCGCTTCGACGCGTCCTCGATAATCTAATTTCGAATGCCATTAAGTATAGCGGTACGGGGGACCGGGTTGTGGTTCGTGCTCACTCGCCCGATCCACGAAGTCGCTGGATCTGCGTCGAGGTCTCGGACACCGGCCCGGGCATCGATCGGGAATTTTTGGATGTCATGTACGAACCGTTCACCCAGCACGACACGAGCGCGAACGGGAGCGGGCTCGGTCTCGCCGTGACGAAAGAGCTGCTAGAGGCGATGGACGCACGAATTGATGTTACGTCGTCCCCGGGAGACGGAACGACGTTCTTCGTTAACGTGCTATCCACACAGGCGATACGAACCGATGACGCAAGTACGCAGGCGGAGGTCCTACCAGCCCCTCAGAGCAGCGAACACAGCCAGCAACCGTCCCAACCCACGGCATCCTGA
- a CDS encoding TolC family protein, translated as MSVRSWLIVLMTIALTGCVRAQDVRHLTPSECVEIALERHGDVRMADYRRNQAEAVYDEARTFRLPTFRVSASYRRLSSNVTTFTLDENVFDGDTTPIQDLNFDASLQDQYAVRGDVEQTLFSAGQTRSQIEAEHQLTLAQEHRASAVRRNVAHRVRLAYWSLVAAEASRDVARSARREVDEQLRVTRARYRQGMALRSDVLALEARASELRAEQRNADAAVASGRRLLSDRMGLDQGVIVRPTTRTFPLRPIRETTSELFAVAVAMRPDLEAEDHTVSAWRNRSRANRRARWPTISLVGSYVYARPNLAMFPQEDRFQGTWEVGVQMNVDLWDWNRQGHRAQQFEATWMEAREQQRQMRRRIRLQVADAVEEVHRSVDVLHAARERKRAAAEVFRVMRRRHAEGVALTTEVLSSERAYREARYATVEAEARYAQAHAGLDLAVGKPPSTPE; from the coding sequence GTGTCTGTTCGATCCTGGCTGATCGTTCTGATGACGATCGCGCTGACGGGCTGCGTTCGAGCGCAGGATGTCCGCCACCTGACACCATCAGAGTGCGTCGAGATAGCGCTCGAGCGACATGGCGACGTGCGCATGGCCGACTACCGGCGAAACCAGGCGGAGGCCGTCTATGATGAGGCGCGAACGTTTCGTTTGCCCACGTTTCGTGTAAGCGCATCCTATCGACGGCTAAGTTCGAATGTGACAACGTTTACTCTCGACGAAAATGTGTTCGACGGCGACACGACGCCGATCCAGGATCTAAATTTCGACGCCTCCCTCCAAGATCAGTACGCGGTTCGCGGCGACGTTGAGCAGACTCTGTTTTCCGCCGGGCAGACGCGCAGCCAAATCGAAGCAGAGCATCAGTTAACGCTTGCGCAGGAGCATCGGGCGAGCGCCGTTCGGAGAAATGTGGCGCATCGCGTGCGACTAGCCTACTGGTCGCTCGTCGCGGCGGAGGCCAGCCGTGACGTTGCGCGGTCGGCGCGCCGGGAGGTAGACGAACAGTTACGCGTGACGAGAGCGCGCTATCGGCAGGGAATGGCGTTGCGGAGCGATGTTCTTGCCCTGGAAGCACGAGCGAGCGAGTTGCGCGCGGAGCAACGAAATGCCGATGCGGCGGTAGCGTCCGGTCGACGTCTTCTAAGCGATCGAATGGGACTGGACCAAGGCGTCATCGTCCGACCGACAACGCGCACGTTTCCGTTGCGCCCGATCCGGGAAACGACCTCCGAGCTATTCGCCGTCGCGGTTGCGATGCGACCGGATCTGGAGGCCGAAGATCATACGGTTAGTGCCTGGCGCAACCGAAGCCGCGCGAACCGGCGCGCCCGGTGGCCGACGATCTCCCTCGTCGGATCGTACGTCTACGCCCGCCCCAACCTTGCCATGTTCCCGCAAGAGGACCGATTCCAGGGGACGTGGGAGGTGGGCGTGCAGATGAATGTCGATCTGTGGGATTGGAACCGGCAGGGACACCGTGCCCAACAGTTTGAGGCCACGTGGATGGAGGCGCGCGAGCAACAGCGGCAGATGCGACGACGGATTCGACTGCAGGTTGCTGACGCCGTGGAAGAGGTCCACCGTTCGGTCGACGTATTGCACGCTGCGCGAGAGCGAAAACGAGCCGCGGCGGAAGTCTTTCGCGTGATGCGTCGTCGTCATGCGGAAGGTGTGGCCCTGACGACAGAGGTGCTGTCGTCCGAGCGGGCGTACCGCGAAGCTCGCTATGCCACTGTTGAGGCGGAAGCCCGATACGCGCAGGCCCACGCAGGGCTAGATCTCGCCGTTGGGAAACCACCATCCACACCCGAATGA